A stretch of Plasmodium chabaudi chabaudi strain AS genome assembly, chromosome: 14 DNA encodes these proteins:
- a CDS encoding phosphate translocator, putative, protein MNSILKYAKKKNSDQNEITQEDDQSTVNCISINDININDIEENIITRNNNENNKKNDKKIEYYLFDVESYNNNNDTSINSIIDLNSIKSHYLPENKKKTVKKKASNYIKSHVQKYKKKYKILPEHNLDQDTNYEESVKNENNDYDAYELKEIKNDKINNDFAPSQKKENYSKKNNSFIDVIKFVFLISCIFSFGSFSTTITKYIIFVKKFNYTQIVSFFEFLVMYLILKTFVFFAKIKSSTSLTRRQYIRYIILISALLGLSSIAGNSSYSYLEIPVISVIKSSSLVLIYFLSIKFGLKEFKCSLLISILTILMGVIMSITTLKIDSLFGIFLLIIYVISSSFKWVFTDMLLKSTSMKAHIILLHIYQISMLIIAIPTLLIDMPCIINDYNNNNLAIGQILASLGFVSLGAVMSIFLILAEFTLISHTSSVTLSIICIGREAIILIIGSLFFGENIDLRSSIGIGISMIGTILYGWASK, encoded by the exons ATGAATAgtattttgaaatatgctaaaaaaaaaaactccgatcaaaatgaaataacaCAAGAAGATGATCAATCAACTGTAAATTGTATAAGCATTAAtgacataaatataaatgacattgaagaaaatataatcacTAGAAATAACaatgaaaataacaaaaaaaatgataaaaaaatcgaatattatttatttgacgtcgaatcatataataataacaatgatACAAGCATAAACAGTATTATAGATTTAAACTCAATCAAGTCACACTATTTACCAGAAAATAAGAAGAAAACtgtaaaaaagaaagccagtaattatataaaaagtcatgtacaaaaatataaaaagaaatataaaatattaccTGAACATAATTTAGATCAAGATACTAATTATGAAGAATcagtaaaaaatgaaaataatgattacGATGCTTATGAActtaaagaaataaaaaatgataaaataaataatgattttGCACcatcacaaaaaaaagaaaattattctaaaaaaaacaattcatttatagatgtaataaaatttgttttccTTATCTCctgtatattttcattcgGTTCATTTAGTACAACGATAaccaaatatataatttttgtaaaaaagtTTAACTATACGCAAattgtttcatttttcgaGTTTCTTGTGATGTATTTGATACTTAAAACG ttcgtttttttcgcaaaaattaaaagttcAACAAGCCTAACGAGGAGGCAGTACATaagatatataattttaa tatCCGCCCTTCTTGGTTTAAGCTCCATAGCAGGAAATAGTTCTTATTCATATCTGGAAATTCCAGTTATTTCAGTTATTAAATCTAGTTCCTTggttttgatatatttcctttctataaaatttg GCTTAAAGGAATTTAAGTGTTCTCTGCTCATATCAATT CTCACAATTTTAATGGGAGTCATAATGAGCATTACgacattaaaaatagataGCTTATTTGg AATATTCCtacttattatatatgtcatttcttcatcatttaaATGGGTTTTTACCGACATGCTATTAAAATCGACATCGATGAAAGCtcacataattttattgcatatatatcaaatatcTATGCTAATTATAG ctATTCCGACGTTGTTAATCGATATGCCGTGCATTATTAATG attACAACAACAACAATTTGGCAATCGGTCAAATATTAGCATCACTTGGTTTTGTATCTCTCGGTGCAGTGATgagcatatttttaattttagcAGAATTCACATTGATTT CTCACACATCCTCAGTAACGCTTAGTATAATTTGTATAGGAAGAGAAgctataattttaattattggatcg CTATTTTTCGGCGAAAATATTGATCTAAGGTCGTCTATTGGAATTGGAATTTCTATGATTGGTACCATATTATATGGATGGGCTTCAAAgtga
- a CDS encoding dynamin-like protein, putative, which yields MEHGNVGDKIFDLNSISREMLELVEVFYDKMKETTNANALYLYALQIFKICNIHNELPRLVVFGQQSMGKTTLLDFIMGGPMGYTSSDTGTKQPIVIILKPSETNKIECYLNKKKVSIDDLHEKMKAIMLNLSESIIAKELEVEISIPGGIYATFVDLPGIKDDSKAGSELTRKIVRNYVQNFPNDIYILVKKASDDPANWPYHLKEFFMKPKPLGLGLQNKQCIVVGTRALEFLNNELSTIKTLTELHDRVKKRGITDNNDNMLSLYLLELFSIPIEQKEKNDFLTNRISMYSKILNGRKNVLDLLLNKFENDCSDSIKKELIDCFDVEKFKQEVNSKFMNILIQQLRKVEVKIEKKKAKMEIYIKKLEELYNKGNILSIREQVKLYIRELVNIISNLLTGNYPILNLPKNGDDFLKKYGGTLMENLKDGNDLAIELYEKQGLYDENFLTYLNEYLIKQSNENEYNKSVISDFNNCNDLLNNLNSSIDDIKIGNNITTNTANTNSMIGGINNGNNIGNNANTSNNISSNSSNINNINNLNSSTNSNTHFSSSGGNNSMGTTNNNIINNSGIGKNNNSSSSNNNSNINSLNKRSDIYDSFNDRDKKRTNDKMLKVGQAVRFLLAKEESSMFGVVQNIPNDARSKNILVNFFFRSNNVEEQIQVKSVEKERLIVIKPVESLNSDLFFLNGLQVWYKMTRDDGWVGFDKAEIIKVFNNNSKIKDVLIRNLSKNNEVVSIKINDLYADYTDNMDEDADPMEEIYDEDDALKRIAGPHTDLKILNQLAITYICKWLKYNIAKIEPEKIFSDEVLLQMMRSIHNIVDQSDWKPLVVDLLQANISGNILYLTKLASCSAAVALNRVFKAGLGEINRKIKNNYLDENIYLLSTNPKFLEELNQALHNFCKERAVSCANEMKEIVFEQTYAVHFEIIEEIFEGCKLFEDNFLTPTGVKPTMSIINKNVKQNLAYRNHLLSLTDVKINKKSRSKELIQEEVKLQFWAIKMLISVPFATKIYAHFLNNIVPKNKHLANVLDYSIDCESNLEKYIQSKLLNREVNGIQVPIDDKELLSHYNIIDNRDNIFRKLENQKRLIQYLTIVSNSIKLLKNNLSNESTLDFVTKLDFGQENKKNWHRLDSYED from the exons ATGGAGCATGGAAATGTGGGAGATAAAATTTTCGACTTGAATTCAATCAGTCGAGAAATGCTAGAGCTAGTGGAAgttttttatgataaaatgaaagaaaCAACAAATGCAAatgcattatatttatatgctttacaaatatttaaaatatgtaatatccATAACGAGTTACCAAGGTTAGTTGTTTTTGGTCAGCAATCAATGGGGAAAACAACACTTTTAGATTTTATTATGGGAGGTCCAATGGGATATACAAGTTCTGATACAGGAACTAAACAACCTAtagttataatattaaaacctagtgaaacaaataaaatagaatgctatttaaataaaaaaaaagtaagcATAGATGACTTacatgaaaaaatgaaagctATTATGCTTAATTTAAGTGAATCTATTATAGCTAAAGAGTTAGAAGTAGAAATATCTATACCCGGTGGTATATATGCTACCTTTGTTGATTTACCTGGTATTAAAGATGATTCAAAAGCTGGTTCAGAATTAACACGAAAAATTGTTCGTAATTATGTTCAAAATTTTCCAAatgacatatatatattagtaaAAAAAGCATCTGATGATCCTGCCAATTGGCCTTATCATTTAAAAGAGTTCTTTATGAAGCCAAAACCATTAG GTCTTGGATTACAAAACAAACAGTGCATTGTTGTTGGAACAAGGGCTTTAgaatttttaaacaatGAACTTAGTACTATCAAAACTTTAACAGAATTACATGATCGAGTAAAAAAGAGAGGTATTAcagataataatgataacatgttatctttatatttattggaGCTTTTTTCGATACCTATTGAacaaaaagagaaaaatgattttttaacaaatagAATATCTATGTAttctaaaatattaaatggtAGAAAAAATGTGTTAGATTTACTGTTAAAcaaatttgaaaatgattGTAGTgattcaataaaaaaagaattgaTTGATTGTTTTGATgttgaaaaatttaaacaaGAAGTAAACAGtaaatttatgaatatattaatacagCAATTAAGAAAGGTTGAggtaaaaatagaaaaaaaaaaagcgaaaatggaaatatatattaaaaaattagaagaattatataacaAAGGTAATATTCTAAGTATTAGAGAACAAgtcaaattatatatacgtgaacttgttaatattatatcaaatttattaacagGAAATTATccaatattaaatttaccAAAAAATGGGgatgattttttaaaaaaatatggtgGAACACTAatggaaaatttaaaagatgGAAATGATTTAGCTAttgaattatatgaaaaacaaGGGttatatgatgaaaattttttaacttatttaaatgaatatttaataaaacaatcaaacgaaaatgaatataataaatcagTTATTTCTGATTTTAACAACTGTAATGAtttgttaaataatttaaattcaagtattgatgatataaaaattggtaataatataactaCGAATACCGCAAACACTAATAGTATGATAGGaggaataaataatggaaacaatattggaaataatgcaaatactagtaataatatatcgAGTAATAgttcaaatataaataatattaacaacTTAAATAGCAGCACAAATAGTAATACCCATTTTAGTAGCTCAGGAGGAAATAATAGTATGGGAACTACAAACAATaacattataaataatagtggaatcggaaaaaataataatagtagtagcagtaataataattcgaATATTAACTCGTTAAATAAACGATCTGATATTTATGATAGCTTTAATGATAGAGATAAAAAACGAACAAATGACAAAATGTTGAAAGTAGGGCAAGCTGTACGTTTTCTTTTAGCAAAAGAAGAAAGCAGTATGTTTGGAGTTGTCCAAAATATTCCAAACGATGCTcgaagtaaaaatattttagtaaatttttttttccgtAGTAATAATGTTGAAGAACAAATACAAGTAAAATCTGTTGAAAAGGAAAGATTAATAGTTATAAAACCTGTAGAATCATTAAATAgcgatttattttttttaaatggttTACAAGTATGGTATAAAATGACAAGAGATGATGGATGGGTTGGTTTTGATAAAGCAGAAATTATCAAagtatttaataataatagtaaaattAAAGATGTGTTAATTAGAAATTtgtcaaaaaataatgaagttgtatcaataaaaattaatgattTATATGCAGATTACACTGATAATATGGATGAAGATGCTGACCCAATGgaagaaatatatgatgaaGATGATGCTCTTAAAAGAATTGCTGGCCCACATACtgatttgaaaatattgaatCAATTGgctattacatatatatgtaaatggcttaaatataatattgctAAAATAGAAccagaaaaaatattttcagaTGAAGTACTATTACAAATGATGAGAAGTATACACAATATTGTTGATCAAAGTGATTGGAAACCATTAGTAGTCGATTTATTACAAGCCAACATAAGTGgtaacattttatatttaacaaaattagCTAGCTGTTCAGCAGCTGTAGCATTAAATAGAGTATTTAAAGCTGGACTCGGAGAaattaatagaaaaattaaaaataattatttggatgaaaatatatacctaTTAAGTACAAACCCCAAATTTCTTGAAGAGTTAAATCAAGcattacataatttttgtaaagAAAGAGCAGTCAGTTGTGCAAATGAAATGAAAGAAATTGTTTTTGAACAAACATATGCAGTACATTTTGAAATTATTGAAGAAATATTTGAGGGatgtaaattatttgaagaTAATTTTCTTACACCTACAGGTGTTAAGCCAACAATGTCAATAATCaacaaaaatgttaaacaaaatttagcATACAGAAATCACCTATTATCATTGACAGatgttaaaattaataaaaaatcgaGATCTAAAGAATTAATACAAGAAGAAGTCAAACTACAATTCTGGGCAATCAAAATGTTAATATCTGTTCCGTTTGCCACCAAAATTTATGCACATTTTTTGAACAACATAGTCCCCAAAAATAAGCACCTCGCCAATGTTCTTGATTACTCAATTGATTGTGAAAGCAATCTAGAGAAATATATCCAAAGCAAATTGCTAAATCGAGAAGTCAACG gaATCCAAGTTCCAATAGATGATAAAGAACTTTTAAGCCACTACAACATTATAGACAACCgagataatattttcaggAAACTTGAGAACCAAAAGAGGCTCATTCAATATTTAACTATTGTATCTAATTCTATAAAGCTTctgaaaaataat ttaTCAAATGAAAGTACATTGGATTTTGTAACAAAATTAGATTTTGGccaagaaaataaaaaaaattggcaTAGATTAG ATTCATACGAAGACtga